In Cyprinus carpio isolate SPL01 chromosome A1, ASM1834038v1, whole genome shotgun sequence, the following proteins share a genomic window:
- the LOC122145044 gene encoding uncharacterized mitochondrial protein AtMg00860-like codes for MEHQLYAKAEKCEFHLTAILFLGYVISQEGVAMDESKVNAVLNWPLPGTIKDLQRFLGFANFYRRFIRNFSSVAAPLTNMTKRGSSHLHWSLPACEAFEELKRRFTTAPILHHPDPKLPFIVETDASNIGIGAILSQRQGSPAKMYPCTF; via the coding sequence ATGGAACATCAACTCTATGCCAAGGCAGAGAAGTGTGAGTTCCACCTAACGGCCATCTTGTTCCTAGGATATGTAATCAGTCAAGAGGGGGTTGCCATGGATGAGAGCAAGGTTAATGCAGTACTGAATTGGCCACTACCTGGCACCATTAAGGATTTGCAACGCttcctggggtttgccaatttctatCGCAGATTCATCAGAAACTTCAGTTCAGTAGCCGCTCCACTCACTAATATGACTAAGAGGGGTTCAAGTCATCTGCATTGGTCACTGCCTGCTTGTGAGGCTTTCGAGGAACTCAAACGCCGGTTCACCACAGCACCCATCCTGCACCATCCAGATCCCAAGTTACCATTCATAGTCGAGACGGATGCCTCCAACATTGGGATAGGAGCCATACTGTCTCAACGTCAGGGCTCACCCGCCAAGATGTATCCCTGCACTTTCTAG